Part of the Sphingobium sp. TKS genome is shown below.
CTGCGGGCGAACCGGAAGGATGATTTCTACGATCGTCCGGCGGGCGGGGTCGATCTCTGCAACGCGCCGGTGCCGGTGCGGCAGGCGCCCTGAGGCTCCGGTCGGTCAAAACGGGCAAATTGCCGGAACGATGCCTATCTAAAGGACATTACAGCTTCGCCGGCAAGGATGGAGAGGATGGTCATGATCGTAGGCACCGTCAGGGAGATCAAGAATCACGAATATCGCGTCGGCCTGACGCCGGAGAGCGTGCATGAACTGACCGCCCACGGCCATCGCGTGCTGGTGGAAAGCGGCGCGGGGGAGGGGATCGGCGCGCATGACCGCCTCTATGCCCGCGCCGGGGCGGAGATTGTGGACGATCCGGTCAGCATCTTCGCGGCGGCCGAGATGATCGTGAAGGTCAAGGAACCCCAGCCGGAGGAGCGCGCCCTGCTGCGCCCCGGCCAGATTCTCTACACCTATCTGCATCTGGCGCCCGATCCGGATCAGACGCGGGAGCTGATGGCGTCGGGCGCGATCGGCATCGCCTATGAAACGGTGACGGACGCCCATGGCGGCCTGCCGCTGCTCAAGCCCATGAGCCAGGTCGCCGGACGCATGGCGATCCAGGCCGGGGCGACCGCGCTGGAAAAGGCGCATGGCGGGCGGGGCGTGCTGCTGGGCGGGGTGCCGGGCGTCCTTCCGGCGAAGGTCGCGGTGATCGGCGGCGGCGTGGTCGGCTTCAACGCGGCGCAGATGGCGGCGGGCCTGGGCGCGGACGTCACCATTCTCGACCGTAGTCCGGAAGTGCTGGAGCGGCTGGGCATCCATTTCGAGGCGCGGGCGAAGACGCGCTTTTCCAACCGGGCCAATCTGGCGGAATGCGTCGAGGAGGCCGATCTGGTGATCGGCGCGGTGCTGATCCCCGGCGCCGCCGCGCCCAAGCTGGTGTCGGCGGATATGCTCAAGACCATGAAAAAGGGAGCGGTGCTAGTCGACGTCGCGATCGACCAGGGCGGCTGTTTCGAAACCAGCCATCCCACCACCCATGACGACCCCACCTATATCGTCGATGGCATCGTCCATTATTGCGTCGCCAACATGCCGGGCGCGGTGGCGCGGACCAGCACCTATGCGCTCAACAATGTGACCTTGCCCCACGCGTTGAAGATCGCGGACCTGGGGTGGAAGGAAGCGCTGCGGGCGGACCGGCATCTGCTGGACGGGCTGAATGTGTGGAACGGCCAGATCACCTACCAGGCCGTGGCGCAGGAGCTGGACCTGCCTTACACGCCGGCGGAAGAGGCTATTGGATAGAGGGCCGTGGCGGCAGGTTTGGTCAGTTCCAGCCATTGAGAGGCACGTGTTCCTGCGAAGGCAGGAACCCAGTTCCTACGGTGCGACGATCCACGAACGGCGGGACTGGGCTCCTGCCTTCGCAGGAGCACGGTGCACTTCAAGGAAAGCGACGCAAAAGCGGACCTTCCGCTTCCCACCCATCTCCGTTTCCTCCCCCCACTCTCCACAATATTGCTCC
Proteins encoded:
- the ald gene encoding alanine dehydrogenase, translated to MIVGTVREIKNHEYRVGLTPESVHELTAHGHRVLVESGAGEGIGAHDRLYARAGAEIVDDPVSIFAAAEMIVKVKEPQPEERALLRPGQILYTYLHLAPDPDQTRELMASGAIGIAYETVTDAHGGLPLLKPMSQVAGRMAIQAGATALEKAHGGRGVLLGGVPGVLPAKVAVIGGGVVGFNAAQMAAGLGADVTILDRSPEVLERLGIHFEARAKTRFSNRANLAECVEEADLVIGAVLIPGAAAPKLVSADMLKTMKKGAVLVDVAIDQGGCFETSHPTTHDDPTYIVDGIVHYCVANMPGAVARTSTYALNNVTLPHALKIADLGWKEALRADRHLLDGLNVWNGQITYQAVAQELDLPYTPAEEAIG